A portion of the Thunnus albacares chromosome 23, fThuAlb1.1, whole genome shotgun sequence genome contains these proteins:
- the b2m gene encoding beta-2-microglobulin has translation MKVFLCLAALAAVYCAVDSKHTSPKVQVYSSKPGEFGMENTLICHVSGFHPPDISIQLMKNGVELPDAKQTDLAFKQDWHFHLTKSVAFSPLREDKYSCKVTHGTSTKDYAWEPNM, from the exons ATGAAGGTTTTTTTGTGTCTCGCAGCTCTGGCGGCAGTCTACTGCGCAGTGGATTCCAAACACA CTTCACCCAAGGTTCAGGTGTACAGCAGTAAACCAGGAGAGTTCGGGATGGAAAACACCCTGATCTGCCATGTGAGTGGCTTCCACCCCCCTGACATCAGCATCCAGCTGATGAAGAATGGAGTGGAACTCCCTGATGCCAAGCAGACTGACCTGGCCTTCAAACAGGACTGGCACTTCCATCTGACCAAGAGTGTGGCCTTCAGCCCCCTGAGAGAAGACAAGTACAGCTGCAAGGTCACTCATGGAACAAGCACTAAAGACTATGCCTGGG AGCCAAACATGTAA